One Antedon mediterranea chromosome 1, ecAntMedi1.1, whole genome shotgun sequence genomic window, gcacggttccggtcaggcgccggaaaatccaatcgaacgtgaatgtttcgttttcacgcggttatgcgcatatcgattggcgcatagccgcgtggagcgtcgtgaaaacgaaacattgatgttcgattcgccggaccgaaaccgtgccggaacaggtgtgaaagaccctttagtTGTATGTCCGCATGCGGTGGTCGGTCTTACCGGAACGATGTTCCACATTTGAAGACGTAATACATAATATAGTGCGCCAGCAGTAACGTTTAGGCTCTTCCAATCTCATTGTTAGTCCAATCTACAACTCTCTGGCCTGAGCGTGCCCGGTGTTGTTACAGTAgtaataccagggaagagtaaaatgTCAATAATAACAAGATAAGAACTTTTACCTCTGAAAATAACTAGGcctaatacattttaattaatacacCGAGTGTATTAGATCAACAACGTTGGCGTtcgtttaaaaataaattgtagaaaACAAGGGCCTATTGTTCTAATTAGTTTGTGtgtgtaattattttgaataattttatttttctgcaatcatttttgttttgtttttactctCGTGTAAATAGTAATTGCAACAACTGAGTTGTTTACTCACAGTAGCGCGGTAGCatggttattaatattaggcctaaaaataatTAGGATTAGTATTTTTACAGTACCCAATATCTAGACCTATTAATAGAGTGATCTCTCAAAGGAAAATCTATCCAATTGTATGTCACTGTTTTTACTGTCGGGTAAATGGTAATTGCAACAACTGAGTTGTTTACTCGCGGTAGCATGGTTATTAGGCATAACAATAATTAGGATTCGTATTTACAGTAGAATATTCTCGGGACCAATATATTTAGACCTATATTTAATAGCCGTAAAATATGTCCCCTTCTCCAAGCGAAGAAAGACagttttttcttatattaatgatgtattgtgccccaaaaaaaaaaaaaaaaaatgaggattaattaaatcagaatttgaataggTTATTCTGTAGTcttaataaagttaattactttcgtagaaaaaaaaatgttttcaacccaaaaacccattggctggcagctaatttgactatttttgttttacagttttttcggtaaataattttttgtcgatccaatttttggtcaaagtgaataactattaggcctatgtgtaattaaaattgcatattaaaaaaaatatataaaaatgttttttttttcaagggggacaatacatttttaatctgCACATGCCTATAATCTCAGATACAATTAAATCGACTAAAATCTTAAAGGAGAGGttataatgccttaatattatGATCCTACGCGATGCATTTTCCCAGTTTCTAAATGATGATGAAACATAACGTAATTACTTCACATATTACTCTGGCGGTACCATACATTTGGCTTATGTTTCGTCATTTCTACAATTTTTCCATTAGTAAAATTGCATTTACCGTTACAGGCTTTCATGACACGTTAATAATGAACTAACAACGTGCGTATATACTTTCTTAAAACGGAGAGAACTAATAAACAGAAAAACGTAAGCTCTACAGGTCAATTAGTTTAATAAACggctattttaattaatattcaaaattaacgAATACATCTCAATATCCACTGATAATTGTTCGAATTTTCAGCTTAATTAACAATGCCGTATCTACAGGTAATGCGAGAATATAAGTTGATTGATTCCATTATTGCAGGTCAAAATATGGAGCTGCTAAACAATGGATATTAAAAACAGGAgtgaaatattttaattcataatttacTTTATGGATTGTTTACATCGATTTCTGTAACAGTACCTGAAACTTGATACTTATTTCGTTTCCGAGTATATTACAAGTATTACTACTTGTTTTTTGTGCTTTTATGCAACAAGTTTGTTTGCCCGATAACGTCCACAATTTTCAAGATACCGTCCTGATTTTGTGTTTACGTAACGTAatcatgcctattgattttcagtcGATATATCGGTGACGTCAGAAAGGTAATTGAAATTTcgattatctttaaaaaatgggccgaaatatttaaaagagcgcCTCTGTATTTGCCAAGTATATTTCGCCGTTTCcgaacctttttttttttgtgtattcactttgatatttcaaatataaagTAGAGTGGATAAGAAGTGTGAAACAGCGATGACCAAGCGTTGTCGCTTAGCATAAAATAATGAGCTACAGCTATGTTTAAAAgtagatatacaaatacaaaataagaatgacaatttaaaaaagTAGAAAATACAACCGGTTTGGTGAATGCGATATAAAGACATtgtaaaaacaaatgaataggTTAAACCGTATTCTTATATGAAATAAGTAAAGGTAGAgtagttgaattgaattgaaatttatatttatactgggtaacctcttcagtcaaagactggtctcccagagggcccagttggtgatcagtggctgtgatgtactaatacaccggggtaaccccctactcgtctcgaaagatgtactaggttctttaaagtgcacacgagctagatgtgtacactggacctacggtttatagtccttatccgagaagactcgttctaccaccagaaccatggagtgagtgagcctcgaacccctgccgatgttatggctacgtaattacggttccactgtcttaaccgctcggccacgagGATGGGTGGATTACACGAGAAGAGAACACGAAAGAGTGATAAATTAgactaaatctctgtctacacgatcaaatatgatgtgcccatacatgcaCAAGAAAATGTCATATAACTATCGTATTTAAGTATATCTCTttcatatttgggtacatcacactttttgtgtttgatagtgtagacagagatttatgaTGATACAAAATCAACGACAAAATTCAAatcaaaaaaatgatttattaggCCACATCTATCCATCaacttgttattgttattattgataaaGATACTCAGGCTGTACGTGGAAGGGAAGGTCGAGCTTCTTTGGTTCGAGTatgtaaatgaaaataattgttaaatcgTTGAAGAAGACATTGTTGTCATCAACATGTGTGTATGGGCTTCGATGTGTGTGACGTCATTGGCGGGCTTTCTCGCAGCATTACGCTTATCTAATTACTATAACTAGTAATTGCTTAAAAAGAACGTTCAAGTCTATAGagtaatttttttagataaacaaATTATCAGATATTTACTTACAAGGACAGGCCTACATTAATGCAAACTAAACATGTATGAATAACAATTTACTTTTCTCCCGACTACTGGACTAGAATAGTCTACACcagcataatataatataaacaataaaatatattacataacaCACACACATTTACGTTTTCTCAATAATTACGTTATTGGTTCAAATGCGTACAAAATGATAGGAATCGTTATGGAAATACTATTATTAGCTAGTAAATACGGTAAATAATGATGTACTCCATAATAGAAGggacatttaagtcatatactTAAGTCTTCGGTGAAGCTTAGTTAGAGAATGTACGTACATTGTCCTGTTTTATCAAGTTGACAATAACCATGACTGGACAGGAGATCACGTCGGAATGTCAAATTAATCATCTTTAAAATGACTTGTACATCAATATAACGATCTAAAACGACTAAACCtttcttaaaaaataatacattaacaGATAGAGCTACCTAAGAACTGGTATTATAGAACATCGAAACACGCAGAATACCCGCGTGTTGCTCCCGAGGTTAAAATTAACTGTCGGGTGCCTAAATTTAATTACAACATTTGGTGTCCACGAATTATAACATTACGCGCGCATATACCACACGCGAACAAGTGATAGTAACAATCTGAACATTatctgaaaacatatttttcacATTACAAAGTAAAATGACAATACGATATATCGAAATACATTGATGAAGATGGTTCATACGCCTACATTGTATACAGAGACAACAGGCTATTTATTGCACGTAACATCACTGAACCTACAAAACAGAACATTGATCAATGTTATTCTTTTGCCACCacagtatttaggcctactttatagtAGTAGAGTTTGGAAAAAACATTGATTATGCTATATTGAGTAAAACCATAATACACTAGGTCTGTCCTAAAGAAATGTGTGTTCTTTTTTGTTATCAAACCAGACGAACTTATTTAAACGAAACTTAACTGAGGCCTTGCTGAAAATGGGCTCAGTCATTCCTTGATGTGTGATTTTCAGTAGGAACTTCACAGTCATCGATGCTTAGAGAAGTTTGTGAGCATCTAAGCGTTGAAACCGTTGTTGCCACAGAAAGCTGCGAAGATGCTTTACTCAACGGTCTTCCGACGACAGACAGTTGCACTTTACTCGATGACTCTACATTGGTTATATTCGTACTTGAGAACTTCTCAGCCTTGTTTCCGCCATGCTTCTTTTTATTTCGGCAAAAGCATAGCACTGATCTGAACCTGTCGTTACTGTATGCGTATACGAAAGGGTTCATGATGCTGTTCAGGTACGCTGATAGCACTATGAGTTCGTTGTACACCGTTCCTTTATACACCGATGCTCCAAGAGTATAAGCAAAGAACATGATTTGATCAGGAGCCCAGGTTACGCCGTAAAAAATCGTAATAAACAAAAAGACTTTCACTAGCTTGTCACGAGTTTTGGAGAGATTCTTTGCCACGCCCTTCTGACTGAAGTTATGCATATTCTTCTGCATTGCTTTCATGTTTTTTATGATGCTGTAGTAAAGACAAAATATGCAAAATAAGGGTAGAAGATAAGTAAACGTAAAGGTACAGAATCCAATGATACCCATTGATACTCGATCGGTATCTGCCAAAACGCAATGTCCACACTCGTCCACTTTGACTGTATAGAAGCAAAAGTTTTGAAACACTGCACCGTAAACCCATGGTATTATCAAACATAGCGTAGTCTTAGAGCGAGATGTAGAGATACTTATGTACCGTAATGGATGCACAATCGCCCAGTACCGGTCCACCGTTATCATCAGCAAGCATATTCCGGATGTAACAAAACTTGACCATAGAAGAAACTGGGATCCATGGAATCTGCAGAGGAACTCGTGTAACATGTTTTGTTGGTATTTTACATCTGGTACTGGTATTATATAAGCGGATGCTATAAAATCAGCCAGTGCCAGGTTGCATATGAGCTTGTAACAAAGTTTTCGACGCAGAGATCTTGTAAACAAGATGAAAAGTCCAACGGTTCCATTTCCAACCACACCGAAAATTCCAAACACCATCGCAGCGATGTTTTGGTATGTCGAATAATCAATTACATTTGCCGTACAGTTAGATGAATCGTAAACATCATCATATAAGCTCTCATTAAAAACTTCATAGTCTTCCATGTTGTCGCGTACTAATGCCAGTACACGAGTAAGTAATCTGGAGATTTTGATTTGTCGCAGTTGATGAAAAAGCTCGCTTTTATATAACAAACTCTCGACAAATCACGTGGTATTATATAACACAGTTCAGCTATCGCACACCTTCCGATTAACAGATTATcgaatttttaaattactaaacaaaaacTTTCATGAACCTAATCATCACTGCGGTTATTAAACGGAAGCCAGTGAATGAAGAAACGCTAAAAATGAattcttttaatttgtttactacAGTATCTCGAATTCGTATTATCTGTACAATTGTTCATTAATGTGATGGACGTATAGTGGGAGTGGATTAAAAAAGACAAATGTGTAATAATGAAATGATATCTAAATTAAATAGTATAtagaaaatattcttttttccaaaccaataattagtaaaaactaaccttgacagtttcgctgtcctgatcggacagcttctCACCAACTCAGTCACGTGTAtatcaggacagcgaaactgtcaaggttagtttttactaattattggtttggaaaaaagaatattttcaatatacttatacctacaaaccagatgaacattttcaatcatgttaaattaaatagtattttagcTTATGAATCTCATATTCTCAACAATAAGTTAGTAGTTACCAGATCTGGAAAATTACCAACAATTCCAGTTAAAACAAATAGACATAAATTTTCATTCTTACCTAGCGCTATTAGACTACACAACAATGAGTGTTTAAAGGTTTCATTAGgtctgttgtattttatattgcttgatcagttgttgttgttgttagttAAAAGTTGATCacgaatgtaaatattatgtgtgtattgttttgcttgtgcttttctgccaagaaaacaattaacattatactatgtatgaatgaataaatcgaatctgaattcaaaacaaaatgtgttgtATAAGAGGCATCCGGATATAGAAATGTATTGATCATTCCATTACTTCTGGAATGCTAGGATGATACATTTAATCAGGAGTGGCACAGGTTCGAATCCTCGGACGTGCAAAACAAAAGGTGTGTTATAAGAGACATCCGGATATAGAAGTGTATTGATTAGTCTAATACTTCTGGAATAGTAGGATAATACTTTTAATCG contains:
- the LOC140063860 gene encoding galanin receptor 2a-like, translating into MEDYEVFNESLYDDVYDSSNCTANVIDYSTYQNIAAMVFGIFGVVGNGTVGLFILFTRSLRRKLCYKLICNLALADFIASAYIIPVPDVKYQQNMLHEFLCRFHGSQFLLWSSFVTSGICLLMITVDRYWAIVHPLRYISISTSRSKTTLCLIIPWVYGAVFQNFCFYTVKVDECGHCVLADTDRVSMGIIGFCTFTFTYLLPLFCIFCLYYSIIKNMKAMQKNMHNFSQKGVAKNLSKTRDKLVKVFLFITIFYGVTWAPDQIMFFAYTLGASVYKGTVYNELIVLSAYLNSIMNPFVYAYSNDRFRSVLCFCRNKKKHGGNKAEKFSSTNITNVESSSKVQLSVVGRPLSKASSQLSVATTVSTLRCSQTSLSIDDCEVPTENHTSRND